The following are encoded in a window of Panicum virgatum strain AP13 chromosome 5N, P.virgatum_v5, whole genome shotgun sequence genomic DNA:
- the LOC120672452 gene encoding protein HIRA-like isoform X1 — protein MITEKPTWIRHEGLQIFSIDIQPGGLCFATGGGDQKVRIWSMKSVDKDNASDDSSQRLLATMRDHFGSVNCVRWAKHGRYLASGSDDQVILIHERKAGSGTSEFGSGEPPDVENWKVIMTLRGHTADVVDLSWSPDDSTLASGSLDNTVHIWNMTNGICTAVLRGHSSLVKGVTWDPIGSFIASQSDDKTVIIWRTSDWSLAHKTEGHWAKSLGSTFFRRLAWSPCGHFITTTHGFQKPRHSAPVLERGEWSATFDFLGHNAPVVVVKFNNSTFRKNFSSGQDIKAVPAGLSNGASKTSTKEQQPYNVIAIGSQDRTITVWTTASARPLFVAKHFFSQSVVDLSWSPDGYSLFACSLDGSVANFHFEAKELGYRLSDTEMDELKRNRYGDVRGRQSNLAESPAQLLLEQASAKQSTVKKGASIVQPFQAPPKVAAGVPNSVPVVQSQKAPEASPDDDKKTADPTSDDVNKVNRLSSPVKQREYRRPDGRKRIIPEAVGFPSNQDNAPNRSQNQAVDFSSLDQRMNVKRPSYGSSSNCNNCEVRDRSGVTARANITESLVIQKASTNAGSDGMLSMEHTGSVVPGPLTSCPTLSIHVQNKNDNLDSIPACLEAKPVERAASDIIGVGDAFSTKESEIKCTRGTETLWSDCISGKVTVLAGNANFWAVGCEDGCLQVYTKFGRRAMPAMVMGSAAVFIDVDDCWKLLLVTRRGLMYIWDLYNRTCILQDSLSSLVASPDESSAKDAGTVKVISVKFSRCGSPLVVLASRHAFLYDMSLKCWLRIADDCFPASNFASSFGSTQGGELGKLQIDIGKFMARKPIWSRVTDDGLQTRSHLETQLAASLALKSAQEYRQCLLSYVRFLAREADESRLREVCEGFLGPPVGMAGSVSSMDPKNPVWDPDVLGMKKHKLLKEDILPSMASNRKVQRLLNEFMDLLSEYEAAETKADLMDVTPTPQPTT, from the exons ATGATTACCGAGAAGCCAACCTGGATACGCCATGAGGGGCTGCAGATCTTCTCCATTGACATCCAGCCCGGCGGCCTCTGCTTCGCCACCGGTGGTGGTGACCAGAAG GTTCGAATATGGAGCATGAAATCTGTGGATAAGGATAATGCCAGCGATGATTCCAGCCAAAGATTGCTCGCTACAATGCGTGACCATTTTGGATCAGTAAACTGTGTGAGATGGGCCAAGCATGGCCGCTATCTTGCTTCAGGATCAGATGATCAGGTTATCCTAATTCATGAGAGAAAAGCTGGTTCCGGAACATCTGAGTTTGGTAGTGGAGAACCTCCAGATGTAGAAAATTGGAAGGTTATTATGACTTTAAGAGGGCATACTGCAGATGTG GTAGATCTTAGTTGGTCGCCTGATGATTCAACATTGGCTAGCGGCAGCTTGGATAATACCGTTCACATATGGAACATGACCAATGGTATTTGCACCGCAGTCTTGCGAGGGCATTCCAGCTTGGTCAAAGGGGTTACCTGGGATCCTATTGGTTCTTTCATTGCAAGCCAATCAGATGATAAGACTGTCATAATATGGCGGACAAGTGACTGGAGTCTTGCTCACAAGACAGAAGGCCATTGGGCAAAATCT CTTGGTTCAACATTCTTTAGACGACTTGCTTGGTCACCTTGTGGCCACTTCATAACTACGACTCATGGGTTCCAGAAACCTAGGCATTCAGCACCTGTGCTTGAAAGAGGCGAGTGGTCTGCAACTTTTGACTTTCTAGGGCATAATGCACCTGTTGTGGTGGTTAAGTTTAATAACTCAACGTTCCGCAAGAATTTCTCAAGTGGTCAAGACATAAAGGCTGTGCCAGCTGGATTGTCCAATGGAGCATCAAAGACATCAACAAAAGAACAGCAACCATATAATGTTATTGCTATTGGAAGTCAAGACAGAACTATTACTGTTTGGACGACAGCGAGTGCTCGACCATTATTTGTTGCTAAGCATTTTTTCTCTCAAAGTGTGGTTGATTTATCTTG GAGCCCTGATGGTTATTCACTTTTTGCCTGCTCCTTGGATGGATCAGTGGCCAACTTTCACTTTGAAGCAAAGGAGCTTGGATACAGGTTAAGTGACACTGAAATGGATGAATTGAAGAGGAACAGATATGGTGACGTCAGAGGACGCCAATCAAATCTGGCTGAAAGCCCTGCACAGTTGCTGCTAGAACAAGCATCAGCAAAGCAATCAACTGTCAAAAAGGGGGCTTCCATTGTCCAGCCATTTCAAGCACCCCCAAAAGTTGCTGCAGGTGTACCTAACTCAGTTCCTGTTGTGCAAAGTCAGAAAGCTCCTGAAGCTTCACCTGATGATGATAAGAAAACAGCAGATCCCACTTCTGATGATGTAAATAAAGTTAACCGGTTATCTAGTCCAGTGAAACAGAGAGAATACCGGCGTCCTGATGGCCGGAAAAGAATAATCCCAGAGGCAGTTGGATTTCCTTCTAACCAGGATAACGCACCCAACCGTTCTCAAAATCAAGCTGTGGATTTTTCATCTCTGGATCAACGAATGAATGTAAAAAGACCATCTTATGGCAGCAGCAGTAACTGTAATAACTGTGAGGTTAGGGATCGCTCTGGTGTTACAGCAAGGGCTAACATAACTGAGAGTCTTGTTATACAAAAAGCTTCAACTAATGCTGGCAGTGATGGAATGCTGAGTATGGAACACACCGGATCTGTAGTTCCAGGCCCGCTGACCTCCTGCCCTACGCTTTCTATCCATGTACAAAATAAGAATGACAATTTGGATTCTATACCAGCCTGCCTTGAGGCAAAGCCTGTAGAGCGTGCTGCAAGTGATATAATTGGTGTTGGTGATGCCTTTTCAACAAAAGAATCCGAGATAAAGTGTACACGAGGTACAGAAACTCTTTGGTCAGATTGTATCTCTGGAAAGGTTACTGTCTTGGCAGGCAATGCAAATTTCTGGGCTGTTGGTTGTGAAGATGGTTGCCTGCAG gtttacACAAAATTTGGAAGGCGAGCAATGCCAGCAATGGTGATGGGATCTGCAGCTGTTTTTATAGATGTTGATGACTGCTGGAAGTTGCTTCTTGTCACAAGGAGAGGTTTAATGTACATATGGGACCTTTATAACAGGACCTGCATTTTGCAGGAttctttatcttctttggtTGCATCTCCAGATGAGTCATCTGCAAAAGATGCTG GTACAGTAAAGGTTATATCTGTCAAATTCTCAAGATGTGGTTCACCCTTAGTTGTCCTTGCCAGCCGTCATGCTTTTCTTTATGACATGAGCCTAAAGTGCTGGCTAAGGATCGCCGACGATTGTTTTCCAGCATCAAATTTTGCTAGCTCATTTGGTTCCACTCAGGGTGGGGAGCTAGGCAAGTTGCAGATTGATATAGGCAAGTTCATGGCTAGAAAGCCTATTTGGAGCAG GGTTACAGACGATGGGTTGCAGACACGCTCCCATTTGGAGACCCAGCTTGCagcttctttggctttgaagtCAGCACAGGAGTATCGCCAATGCCTCCTATCTTATGTCCGGTTTTTGGCTAG AGAAGCAGATGAATCTCGTCTACGTGAAGTTTGTGAGGGCTTCCTAGGTCCTCCAGTGGGCATGGCTGGTTCTGTGTCATCTATGGATCCCAAAAATCCTGTGTGGGATCCTGATGTTCTT GGAATGAAGAAGCACAAACTTCTTAAAGAAGATATACTTCCTTCCATGGCATCAAACCGGAAAGTCCAGCGGCTGCTCAATGAGTTCATGGACCTCCTGTCAGAGTATGAAGCTGCCGAGACCAAAGCTGACCTGATGGATGTCACACCGACACCACAGCCCACAACATAA
- the LOC120672452 gene encoding protein HIRA-like isoform X2 gives MPIARLLSAPSDAPPPSPNPCAPPLGVGSQVRIWSMKSVDKDNASDDSSQRLLATMRDHFGSVNCVRWAKHGRYLASGSDDQVILIHERKAGSGTSEFGSGEPPDVENWKVIMTLRGHTADVVDLSWSPDDSTLASGSLDNTVHIWNMTNGICTAVLRGHSSLVKGVTWDPIGSFIASQSDDKTVIIWRTSDWSLAHKTEGHWAKSLGSTFFRRLAWSPCGHFITTTHGFQKPRHSAPVLERGEWSATFDFLGHNAPVVVVKFNNSTFRKNFSSGQDIKAVPAGLSNGASKTSTKEQQPYNVIAIGSQDRTITVWTTASARPLFVAKHFFSQSVVDLSWSPDGYSLFACSLDGSVANFHFEAKELGYRLSDTEMDELKRNRYGDVRGRQSNLAESPAQLLLEQASAKQSTVKKGASIVQPFQAPPKVAAGVPNSVPVVQSQKAPEASPDDDKKTADPTSDDVNKVNRLSSPVKQREYRRPDGRKRIIPEAVGFPSNQDNAPNRSQNQAVDFSSLDQRMNVKRPSYGSSSNCNNCEVRDRSGVTARANITESLVIQKASTNAGSDGMLSMEHTGSVVPGPLTSCPTLSIHVQNKNDNLDSIPACLEAKPVERAASDIIGVGDAFSTKESEIKCTRGTETLWSDCISGKVTVLAGNANFWAVGCEDGCLQVYTKFGRRAMPAMVMGSAAVFIDVDDCWKLLLVTRRGLMYIWDLYNRTCILQDSLSSLVASPDESSAKDAGTVKVISVKFSRCGSPLVVLASRHAFLYDMSLKCWLRIADDCFPASNFASSFGSTQGGELGKLQIDIGKFMARKPIWSRVTDDGLQTRSHLETQLAASLALKSAQEYRQCLLSYVRFLAREADESRLREVCEGFLGPPVGMAGSVSSMDPKNPVWDPDVLGMKKHKLLKEDILPSMASNRKVQRLLNEFMDLLSEYEAAETKADLMDVTPTPQPTT, from the exons ATGCCGATAGCTAGGTTGCTATCGGCTCCTAGCGATGCGCCACCTCCGTCACCTAACCCCTGCGCTCCTCCTCTCGGCGTTGGCTCCCAG GTTCGAATATGGAGCATGAAATCTGTGGATAAGGATAATGCCAGCGATGATTCCAGCCAAAGATTGCTCGCTACAATGCGTGACCATTTTGGATCAGTAAACTGTGTGAGATGGGCCAAGCATGGCCGCTATCTTGCTTCAGGATCAGATGATCAGGTTATCCTAATTCATGAGAGAAAAGCTGGTTCCGGAACATCTGAGTTTGGTAGTGGAGAACCTCCAGATGTAGAAAATTGGAAGGTTATTATGACTTTAAGAGGGCATACTGCAGATGTG GTAGATCTTAGTTGGTCGCCTGATGATTCAACATTGGCTAGCGGCAGCTTGGATAATACCGTTCACATATGGAACATGACCAATGGTATTTGCACCGCAGTCTTGCGAGGGCATTCCAGCTTGGTCAAAGGGGTTACCTGGGATCCTATTGGTTCTTTCATTGCAAGCCAATCAGATGATAAGACTGTCATAATATGGCGGACAAGTGACTGGAGTCTTGCTCACAAGACAGAAGGCCATTGGGCAAAATCT CTTGGTTCAACATTCTTTAGACGACTTGCTTGGTCACCTTGTGGCCACTTCATAACTACGACTCATGGGTTCCAGAAACCTAGGCATTCAGCACCTGTGCTTGAAAGAGGCGAGTGGTCTGCAACTTTTGACTTTCTAGGGCATAATGCACCTGTTGTGGTGGTTAAGTTTAATAACTCAACGTTCCGCAAGAATTTCTCAAGTGGTCAAGACATAAAGGCTGTGCCAGCTGGATTGTCCAATGGAGCATCAAAGACATCAACAAAAGAACAGCAACCATATAATGTTATTGCTATTGGAAGTCAAGACAGAACTATTACTGTTTGGACGACAGCGAGTGCTCGACCATTATTTGTTGCTAAGCATTTTTTCTCTCAAAGTGTGGTTGATTTATCTTG GAGCCCTGATGGTTATTCACTTTTTGCCTGCTCCTTGGATGGATCAGTGGCCAACTTTCACTTTGAAGCAAAGGAGCTTGGATACAGGTTAAGTGACACTGAAATGGATGAATTGAAGAGGAACAGATATGGTGACGTCAGAGGACGCCAATCAAATCTGGCTGAAAGCCCTGCACAGTTGCTGCTAGAACAAGCATCAGCAAAGCAATCAACTGTCAAAAAGGGGGCTTCCATTGTCCAGCCATTTCAAGCACCCCCAAAAGTTGCTGCAGGTGTACCTAACTCAGTTCCTGTTGTGCAAAGTCAGAAAGCTCCTGAAGCTTCACCTGATGATGATAAGAAAACAGCAGATCCCACTTCTGATGATGTAAATAAAGTTAACCGGTTATCTAGTCCAGTGAAACAGAGAGAATACCGGCGTCCTGATGGCCGGAAAAGAATAATCCCAGAGGCAGTTGGATTTCCTTCTAACCAGGATAACGCACCCAACCGTTCTCAAAATCAAGCTGTGGATTTTTCATCTCTGGATCAACGAATGAATGTAAAAAGACCATCTTATGGCAGCAGCAGTAACTGTAATAACTGTGAGGTTAGGGATCGCTCTGGTGTTACAGCAAGGGCTAACATAACTGAGAGTCTTGTTATACAAAAAGCTTCAACTAATGCTGGCAGTGATGGAATGCTGAGTATGGAACACACCGGATCTGTAGTTCCAGGCCCGCTGACCTCCTGCCCTACGCTTTCTATCCATGTACAAAATAAGAATGACAATTTGGATTCTATACCAGCCTGCCTTGAGGCAAAGCCTGTAGAGCGTGCTGCAAGTGATATAATTGGTGTTGGTGATGCCTTTTCAACAAAAGAATCCGAGATAAAGTGTACACGAGGTACAGAAACTCTTTGGTCAGATTGTATCTCTGGAAAGGTTACTGTCTTGGCAGGCAATGCAAATTTCTGGGCTGTTGGTTGTGAAGATGGTTGCCTGCAG gtttacACAAAATTTGGAAGGCGAGCAATGCCAGCAATGGTGATGGGATCTGCAGCTGTTTTTATAGATGTTGATGACTGCTGGAAGTTGCTTCTTGTCACAAGGAGAGGTTTAATGTACATATGGGACCTTTATAACAGGACCTGCATTTTGCAGGAttctttatcttctttggtTGCATCTCCAGATGAGTCATCTGCAAAAGATGCTG GTACAGTAAAGGTTATATCTGTCAAATTCTCAAGATGTGGTTCACCCTTAGTTGTCCTTGCCAGCCGTCATGCTTTTCTTTATGACATGAGCCTAAAGTGCTGGCTAAGGATCGCCGACGATTGTTTTCCAGCATCAAATTTTGCTAGCTCATTTGGTTCCACTCAGGGTGGGGAGCTAGGCAAGTTGCAGATTGATATAGGCAAGTTCATGGCTAGAAAGCCTATTTGGAGCAG GGTTACAGACGATGGGTTGCAGACACGCTCCCATTTGGAGACCCAGCTTGCagcttctttggctttgaagtCAGCACAGGAGTATCGCCAATGCCTCCTATCTTATGTCCGGTTTTTGGCTAG AGAAGCAGATGAATCTCGTCTACGTGAAGTTTGTGAGGGCTTCCTAGGTCCTCCAGTGGGCATGGCTGGTTCTGTGTCATCTATGGATCCCAAAAATCCTGTGTGGGATCCTGATGTTCTT GGAATGAAGAAGCACAAACTTCTTAAAGAAGATATACTTCCTTCCATGGCATCAAACCGGAAAGTCCAGCGGCTGCTCAATGAGTTCATGGACCTCCTGTCAGAGTATGAAGCTGCCGAGACCAAAGCTGACCTGATGGATGTCACACCGACACCACAGCCCACAACATAA
- the LOC120672452 gene encoding protein HIRA-like isoform X3 produces MTNGICTAVLRGHSSLVKGVTWDPIGSFIASQSDDKTVIIWRTSDWSLAHKTEGHWAKSLGSTFFRRLAWSPCGHFITTTHGFQKPRHSAPVLERGEWSATFDFLGHNAPVVVVKFNNSTFRKNFSSGQDIKAVPAGLSNGASKTSTKEQQPYNVIAIGSQDRTITVWTTASARPLFVAKHFFSQSVVDLSWSPDGYSLFACSLDGSVANFHFEAKELGYRLSDTEMDELKRNRYGDVRGRQSNLAESPAQLLLEQASAKQSTVKKGASIVQPFQAPPKVAAGVPNSVPVVQSQKAPEASPDDDKKTADPTSDDVNKVNRLSSPVKQREYRRPDGRKRIIPEAVGFPSNQDNAPNRSQNQAVDFSSLDQRMNVKRPSYGSSSNCNNCEVRDRSGVTARANITESLVIQKASTNAGSDGMLSMEHTGSVVPGPLTSCPTLSIHVQNKNDNLDSIPACLEAKPVERAASDIIGVGDAFSTKESEIKCTRGTETLWSDCISGKVTVLAGNANFWAVGCEDGCLQVYTKFGRRAMPAMVMGSAAVFIDVDDCWKLLLVTRRGLMYIWDLYNRTCILQDSLSSLVASPDESSAKDAGTVKVISVKFSRCGSPLVVLASRHAFLYDMSLKCWLRIADDCFPASNFASSFGSTQGGELGKLQIDIGKFMARKPIWSRVTDDGLQTRSHLETQLAASLALKSAQEYRQCLLSYVRFLAREADESRLREVCEGFLGPPVGMAGSVSSMDPKNPVWDPDVLGMKKHKLLKEDILPSMASNRKVQRLLNEFMDLLSEYEAAETKADLMDVTPTPQPTT; encoded by the exons ATGACCAATGGTATTTGCACCGCAGTCTTGCGAGGGCATTCCAGCTTGGTCAAAGGGGTTACCTGGGATCCTATTGGTTCTTTCATTGCAAGCCAATCAGATGATAAGACTGTCATAATATGGCGGACAAGTGACTGGAGTCTTGCTCACAAGACAGAAGGCCATTGGGCAAAATCT CTTGGTTCAACATTCTTTAGACGACTTGCTTGGTCACCTTGTGGCCACTTCATAACTACGACTCATGGGTTCCAGAAACCTAGGCATTCAGCACCTGTGCTTGAAAGAGGCGAGTGGTCTGCAACTTTTGACTTTCTAGGGCATAATGCACCTGTTGTGGTGGTTAAGTTTAATAACTCAACGTTCCGCAAGAATTTCTCAAGTGGTCAAGACATAAAGGCTGTGCCAGCTGGATTGTCCAATGGAGCATCAAAGACATCAACAAAAGAACAGCAACCATATAATGTTATTGCTATTGGAAGTCAAGACAGAACTATTACTGTTTGGACGACAGCGAGTGCTCGACCATTATTTGTTGCTAAGCATTTTTTCTCTCAAAGTGTGGTTGATTTATCTTG GAGCCCTGATGGTTATTCACTTTTTGCCTGCTCCTTGGATGGATCAGTGGCCAACTTTCACTTTGAAGCAAAGGAGCTTGGATACAGGTTAAGTGACACTGAAATGGATGAATTGAAGAGGAACAGATATGGTGACGTCAGAGGACGCCAATCAAATCTGGCTGAAAGCCCTGCACAGTTGCTGCTAGAACAAGCATCAGCAAAGCAATCAACTGTCAAAAAGGGGGCTTCCATTGTCCAGCCATTTCAAGCACCCCCAAAAGTTGCTGCAGGTGTACCTAACTCAGTTCCTGTTGTGCAAAGTCAGAAAGCTCCTGAAGCTTCACCTGATGATGATAAGAAAACAGCAGATCCCACTTCTGATGATGTAAATAAAGTTAACCGGTTATCTAGTCCAGTGAAACAGAGAGAATACCGGCGTCCTGATGGCCGGAAAAGAATAATCCCAGAGGCAGTTGGATTTCCTTCTAACCAGGATAACGCACCCAACCGTTCTCAAAATCAAGCTGTGGATTTTTCATCTCTGGATCAACGAATGAATGTAAAAAGACCATCTTATGGCAGCAGCAGTAACTGTAATAACTGTGAGGTTAGGGATCGCTCTGGTGTTACAGCAAGGGCTAACATAACTGAGAGTCTTGTTATACAAAAAGCTTCAACTAATGCTGGCAGTGATGGAATGCTGAGTATGGAACACACCGGATCTGTAGTTCCAGGCCCGCTGACCTCCTGCCCTACGCTTTCTATCCATGTACAAAATAAGAATGACAATTTGGATTCTATACCAGCCTGCCTTGAGGCAAAGCCTGTAGAGCGTGCTGCAAGTGATATAATTGGTGTTGGTGATGCCTTTTCAACAAAAGAATCCGAGATAAAGTGTACACGAGGTACAGAAACTCTTTGGTCAGATTGTATCTCTGGAAAGGTTACTGTCTTGGCAGGCAATGCAAATTTCTGGGCTGTTGGTTGTGAAGATGGTTGCCTGCAG gtttacACAAAATTTGGAAGGCGAGCAATGCCAGCAATGGTGATGGGATCTGCAGCTGTTTTTATAGATGTTGATGACTGCTGGAAGTTGCTTCTTGTCACAAGGAGAGGTTTAATGTACATATGGGACCTTTATAACAGGACCTGCATTTTGCAGGAttctttatcttctttggtTGCATCTCCAGATGAGTCATCTGCAAAAGATGCTG GTACAGTAAAGGTTATATCTGTCAAATTCTCAAGATGTGGTTCACCCTTAGTTGTCCTTGCCAGCCGTCATGCTTTTCTTTATGACATGAGCCTAAAGTGCTGGCTAAGGATCGCCGACGATTGTTTTCCAGCATCAAATTTTGCTAGCTCATTTGGTTCCACTCAGGGTGGGGAGCTAGGCAAGTTGCAGATTGATATAGGCAAGTTCATGGCTAGAAAGCCTATTTGGAGCAG GGTTACAGACGATGGGTTGCAGACACGCTCCCATTTGGAGACCCAGCTTGCagcttctttggctttgaagtCAGCACAGGAGTATCGCCAATGCCTCCTATCTTATGTCCGGTTTTTGGCTAG AGAAGCAGATGAATCTCGTCTACGTGAAGTTTGTGAGGGCTTCCTAGGTCCTCCAGTGGGCATGGCTGGTTCTGTGTCATCTATGGATCCCAAAAATCCTGTGTGGGATCCTGATGTTCTT GGAATGAAGAAGCACAAACTTCTTAAAGAAGATATACTTCCTTCCATGGCATCAAACCGGAAAGTCCAGCGGCTGCTCAATGAGTTCATGGACCTCCTGTCAGAGTATGAAGCTGCCGAGACCAAAGCTGACCTGATGGATGTCACACCGACACCACAGCCCACAACATAA